In the genome of Nitrospira japonica, one region contains:
- a CDS encoding Tc toxin subunit A-related protein: MAKNRKTKPAGAAKSRSKTPAGRSKKRETKLADSAAFVVSGRIRDTDDRPVAGVLVRAYDQDLRKSQLLGDDWTDELGHYRIPYRRTAFCRADKENADLYTVVVSADERELLRSSVLFNALAETQIDHVIAGVENRESEYEHVLKAIRPLLAGQGERGQDLPVTELTDKDILFLTQDTGVASEQIALLVKAHQSAATVRPDKTASTHRGRSDDQAVPAELYYGWFRQGVPTEPKALWSTKPDDLIAAFTAAIQRNIVPQRLREWLDKLSALVEAMNVSTALQPAADGHRASLGDLLATIPGRLSTKKERLAAGALLDTGLTEASFAGRLRDAGFSAGEIASVQVTRALGDLTGGNRTLVQELQALRGTTSDPSLRFLAPVPPARWLELAVKHRSDGPLGTSPEIHAEELERAVEAQHPTAVLAARIQSGHVELHDAALKAAAALLASNPELELQERNARAVVDRLEGVKDKERLVSNLQKIQRAQRLAGGWREAGLLLDKGLGTARTIVQLGPKAFQESVGPALSSERAAAIYAQAQRTHDTAVALIAMAYADRGAVLGFTAAGENEPDSPDTSNYPNLRRLFGNLTTCECAHCQSVLSPAAYLVDLLRFLDPQSDATRTVTPALSTLLARRPDIADIELTCRNTTQEVPYIDLVLEVLENAIGLPIEISAPYGFDPQADLALNPLPSRVMTALRSVLERSAISIDEPLRIERSARQLLIGTFTDWMITDGARYWTLRHFPRSLTLWRLGIIPKVLDVTDYEAVRLQLDQGQLPNVDWVIPSDGSSRDGNLPLTGTPAVTPVQAGVRWTVTYTRAVRVTFTMAAPMSAIILRSADGGRQLDAGQYPTAMAQMVFVGLRSGQIVEPLRSMLPEGLPYRIAQAGADWEITVADEVTLRFVPERLFIASLTYQTSDAREDALASPENRNPEAYNRLDGTVYPWTLPFNLWLEEVRTFLDRGGVSRRRLMERCKPATRLADHAIAREVLGLSLAEANIVTATNPRPQWEYWGLLENGNRIVDRNEEHLIASGSWTDVLNFNVSMLLQQSGLSYRELLNVLQTRFVRAVAPVLTPVGGECNPSAMRLPGLTAAHLDRIHRFVRLWKKTGGSPFELDLAIAATPVDRTSLNETALLRLSHLRQLHELLDLPVSDLAGWWGSLTESYDDFTAATRRPVKSLYERLFLNPAVANPPDHDFSLNDQRSEIAYQTPGTPPALASKAAAVTAALGIPRPDFDALVEHLLAQQELDDPPSLTLKNLGVLIRNVSMAKALRLSIADFIRLKRVTGIDPFSSPAQAITFVEQAQVIAKSGFPIETLQYLLQYALGDEPNPLLPVEWLSGTMASLREDLQVVQHDVAGADRPGETLAKVLAGLGWYDELVKEAVDLLGLSDRLTVTVPGSPAVVVPPALAGFVVYRRADGLLIGSPALSANQWNAFDLANAALPPARVAITLLRAKIDAFMVALPALAHRLQSFELPVFRVAYIQPPPAIPKNLSRRCYFDKGSKEIVFVGWMSDDQQAEFAAVLSLPVAAALKAKSDQYAETVPLNRFFPAESDIRALFAVDQAPETRVEQVLQRLLPYLRRKAAAESLAQALELDRTLVDGLLSTGLDRVSTLEALVDDEFANSDARVTPTPATFPRQARALCKLHKAALVYRTVKLRPDEVSWLPPAVLQSIAFDVPPLDAFPSATGDADVPYDAWRRLAQLFELRERPSVGSKLIARLHSLMAVEPATLVEVQADATAQIAYLAAGLDSSVDDLSWAAQTRLNLQWPADYQSAVRIAAVIAWLAKWTLASAMRVSADDVTDAMTKLNVAWPAELRNPLRLDALLQLLSTVRKLGGKASECFALAEDTAPAPGVLARPGPSEVKVARGLLRARSEGHTWLQRLRPISDGLRHKQRDALVAYLIANPPANAVAKGLWKDANDLYEHFLIDPHMSACKVSTRILHAISAVQLFVQRCLMNLEDGVSPASINAERWRWMKNYRVWEANRKVFLYPENWIEPELRDDKSELFMELEGQLQQSEFDNERAEELLKVYLKQLEDISSLAVVGMYVDNEASEGEPEVRIHVLGRTRNRPSRFYYRRWVLTQRTNRWEPWEHVALEGVKSDHVLPFVMRGDVYIAWPEITQLAAEPGVGGATAPGAKWRVQMAWIRRTTRGWTDRLMGSDVFEHPWVYGKDENQTFTFRVRNSVPGSMDIDCYGAKREGELLYDAPSTADINPFRTFFLMIPSAPWITVAVSGVVYASYANGTVFRPLGNASVRVYVKLNGTPDEITTATNDVKWDEEHGLGLSGAPAYRSTVDTSTVTDANGNFTLTLSLAAWLYGSDLFGNHDVGYYRQSVLKTNPTFELSVSFGSAPSQSKSFPYKDSSSNEVYQHHSRLSFQQNFIIGIGGAAPGGDADRPVSIVPIRKFRIYAADDAEWLPLATPLPAPPSGALTYGSGFKFTGANQSSALTLSGAGGGNAATVWTGVSPSYSLLPAAPFESQAAEVVVYRDPQNSYFIRWENTNADPAGSQGRLQIVVNGHPRAGELRREVSIGGVPKLFELIQQTWQHAANFDIHTPGSSVDLDRSLPRPAIYFEPEQAHSPYAGYNTELFFHLPMLVAGFLSSNQRFADAQQWLHFIFDPTTEDAVNGNQRYWRYLPFRTQSMTTPIEELLALLGDSGVPATDGRKQQITAQIDVWSKNPFRPHAVARMRPRAYQINVVFKYLDNLIAWGDSLFRQYTTESVNEATQLYVLAAKLLGPRPQSIPRARQPQPLTYRRANDRWDEFSNAWLELESNLPTGGRIAGSWGMSMHGDKGLSTISSVGLLYFCVPRNEKLAVYWDKVDERLFNIRHCRNIDGAEQPLPLFQPPIDPALLVRATAAGLDIGAVLAEAAAPIPYYRFGVVMGKAMDLCNEVRGLGGALLAALEKKDAEQLSRLRSNQEMDVLNLVSAVKEAQIAEANANIDALRQSEQAATARFTQYQRLLGNNSAQVPDDFGADVEQTSAVAVAKADSSSELTNLGLTQAELDQIGWSDTAMTYATVAGAFNTASGILFAFPDISAGTPFFQSKFGGTNLGYVANAIGSFFSILERNAVHQSSRSAAIGQYQRRQDEWVFQSRMALKEIQQIRRQIIASTIRADIAAKELDNHKKQIEQAEETDRFMRDKYTNQELYHWMTQQLSGVYFRAYQIAYDCAKRAERAFQFELGLRQSSYIQFGYWDSLKKGLLSGERLGQDLRRMDVAYLDQNKREYEITKHVSLLQLDPLALVVLRESGRCEFAVPEAWFDMDYPGHYMRRLKSVSVTIPCVVGPYATVSCTVTLLKSQIRHSNSLDGGYGRDAQQDDPRFSDLFGPMQSMVTSGGQSDSGMFETNLRDERYLPFEGAGAVSSWRLELPTDFKTFDHDSISDVILHLRYTAREGGEGLRAAAAGDLQTAVNEMVANEGGKGVTRLFSLRHEFPTEWQRFLNVAAEGTGDHKQALSFGPERFPFFLRDRFAAGKVKVSKVHLFSTFTRKPADDGALYLTPPGNAFDEQEDRIDLSARDEYGDALYGQRSFQQPKTVGTWTVLATAADFDALKNESGDVLLRDVFVCFELTIA, translated from the coding sequence GTGGCCAAAAACCGAAAAACCAAGCCGGCTGGTGCGGCAAAGTCGCGGAGCAAGACGCCTGCCGGACGATCGAAGAAACGAGAGACGAAGCTTGCGGATTCCGCCGCCTTCGTGGTCAGCGGCCGAATTCGCGACACGGACGATCGCCCCGTGGCCGGGGTACTGGTGCGCGCCTACGACCAAGACCTCCGTAAGAGCCAACTACTTGGTGACGATTGGACTGATGAACTGGGGCACTATCGGATTCCCTATCGCCGGACGGCGTTCTGCAGGGCCGACAAAGAAAACGCGGATCTGTATACGGTTGTCGTCAGCGCGGACGAGCGTGAGCTGCTCCGCTCATCCGTGCTCTTCAACGCACTCGCGGAGACTCAGATCGACCATGTGATCGCCGGCGTCGAGAATCGGGAATCCGAGTACGAGCATGTCTTGAAGGCCATTCGTCCGCTCCTTGCAGGGCAGGGCGAACGGGGGCAGGATCTGCCGGTCACGGAACTCACCGACAAGGACATCCTGTTTCTAACTCAAGACACGGGTGTTGCGTCCGAGCAGATCGCGCTGCTCGTCAAGGCCCATCAGTCCGCCGCGACGGTTCGACCGGACAAGACGGCCTCGACACACCGAGGTCGATCGGACGATCAGGCCGTTCCCGCAGAACTCTACTACGGCTGGTTTCGACAGGGTGTTCCGACCGAGCCGAAGGCACTTTGGTCGACCAAGCCCGACGACCTGATTGCCGCGTTCACCGCCGCGATCCAACGGAACATCGTGCCGCAACGATTGAGAGAGTGGTTGGACAAGCTGTCGGCTCTTGTCGAAGCGATGAACGTATCCACGGCACTGCAGCCGGCGGCTGACGGGCACAGGGCGTCTCTGGGCGATCTGTTGGCCACGATTCCGGGACGGCTCTCGACGAAGAAGGAACGCCTTGCAGCGGGAGCGCTCCTCGACACCGGCTTGACCGAGGCGAGTTTCGCCGGGCGACTTCGCGACGCGGGCTTCAGCGCCGGAGAGATCGCGTCCGTCCAGGTGACGCGGGCGCTTGGGGACTTGACCGGTGGAAACCGGACGTTGGTCCAGGAACTCCAGGCATTGCGCGGAACAACCAGCGATCCTTCCCTGCGGTTTCTCGCACCGGTGCCGCCGGCCCGTTGGCTGGAATTGGCCGTCAAGCACCGGTCCGATGGTCCGCTTGGAACCAGTCCGGAGATTCACGCCGAAGAACTCGAACGAGCCGTTGAGGCGCAACATCCGACCGCGGTTCTCGCCGCGCGCATTCAATCAGGTCATGTGGAACTGCACGATGCCGCTCTCAAGGCTGCGGCGGCGCTGCTGGCGTCGAACCCTGAGTTGGAATTGCAGGAGCGCAATGCGCGCGCAGTCGTTGATCGTCTCGAGGGCGTCAAGGATAAAGAGCGGCTCGTGAGCAACCTGCAAAAGATCCAGCGCGCGCAAAGGTTGGCCGGTGGGTGGCGCGAGGCGGGGCTGTTGCTCGATAAGGGTTTGGGGACGGCGAGGACCATCGTGCAACTCGGACCGAAGGCCTTTCAAGAATCCGTCGGGCCTGCGCTTTCCTCCGAGCGCGCGGCCGCCATCTATGCTCAGGCGCAGCGCACGCACGATACGGCGGTCGCGCTCATCGCCATGGCGTATGCCGATCGGGGCGCCGTGTTGGGTTTCACGGCAGCCGGAGAAAATGAACCAGACTCTCCGGATACGTCGAACTATCCGAATCTCCGCCGCCTCTTCGGCAATCTGACGACCTGTGAATGCGCGCACTGCCAGTCGGTCCTGAGTCCCGCCGCATATTTGGTCGACCTGCTTCGTTTTCTCGATCCGCAGAGCGACGCGACGCGTACGGTCACGCCCGCGTTGTCGACGCTGTTGGCGCGGCGGCCCGATATCGCGGACATCGAACTCACCTGCCGGAACACAACTCAGGAGGTGCCCTACATCGATCTCGTGCTCGAAGTGCTGGAGAATGCGATCGGCCTGCCGATCGAGATTTCTGCTCCCTACGGATTCGACCCGCAGGCTGATCTGGCGTTGAATCCGCTGCCGAGTCGCGTGATGACGGCGTTGCGTTCGGTGCTGGAGCGAAGCGCCATCTCGATCGATGAACCGCTTCGCATCGAGCGGTCCGCCAGGCAGTTGCTGATCGGGACCTTTACGGACTGGATGATTACCGATGGGGCGCGGTATTGGACGCTGCGCCACTTTCCACGATCGCTGACCTTGTGGCGTCTTGGCATCATTCCCAAGGTCTTGGACGTGACGGATTATGAGGCGGTTCGCCTTCAACTTGACCAAGGCCAATTGCCGAACGTCGATTGGGTGATTCCGTCTGACGGTAGTTCGCGCGACGGGAACCTCCCCCTCACGGGCACGCCGGCGGTGACGCCGGTGCAAGCCGGCGTCAGATGGACCGTCACGTATACGCGGGCCGTTCGAGTGACGTTTACGATGGCGGCCCCGATGAGCGCCATCATCCTGAGGTCGGCGGACGGAGGGCGGCAACTCGACGCCGGCCAGTATCCCACCGCCATGGCGCAGATGGTGTTCGTTGGGTTGAGGAGCGGACAGATTGTTGAACCACTGCGCAGCATGCTGCCGGAAGGCTTGCCGTACCGGATCGCCCAGGCCGGAGCCGACTGGGAGATTACGGTGGCCGACGAGGTGACGCTGCGCTTCGTTCCCGAGCGGCTGTTCATCGCCTCGCTGACCTACCAGACCTCCGACGCACGGGAGGACGCGCTGGCAAGCCCGGAAAACCGAAATCCTGAGGCCTACAACAGGCTGGATGGAACGGTCTATCCCTGGACGCTGCCGTTCAATCTTTGGCTCGAAGAGGTCAGGACGTTCCTCGATCGGGGCGGCGTGTCGCGTCGCCGACTGATGGAGCGATGCAAGCCGGCAACGCGGCTGGCCGATCACGCCATCGCGCGCGAAGTGCTCGGTCTCTCATTGGCGGAGGCGAATATCGTCACAGCGACGAATCCGCGTCCTCAATGGGAGTACTGGGGCCTGCTGGAGAACGGAAATCGCATTGTCGATCGCAATGAGGAGCACCTGATTGCTTCGGGATCATGGACCGACGTGCTGAACTTCAACGTGTCCATGCTGTTGCAGCAGTCCGGGCTGAGCTACCGCGAATTGCTCAATGTGCTGCAGACCCGGTTCGTTCGGGCCGTCGCGCCGGTGTTGACGCCGGTTGGCGGGGAGTGCAATCCCAGCGCCATGAGGCTTCCGGGATTGACCGCCGCGCATCTGGATCGCATCCACCGGTTCGTGCGTCTCTGGAAAAAGACCGGCGGCTCCCCCTTCGAACTCGATCTTGCGATCGCCGCCACGCCGGTCGATCGGACCAGCCTCAACGAGACCGCGCTCCTGCGCCTGTCGCATCTCCGGCAGTTGCACGAGTTGCTCGATCTTCCGGTTTCAGATCTTGCGGGCTGGTGGGGTTCGCTGACGGAGAGTTACGACGACTTTACGGCGGCGACGCGGCGGCCGGTCAAAAGCCTGTATGAACGCCTGTTCCTCAATCCCGCGGTCGCCAATCCGCCGGATCATGACTTCTCACTGAACGATCAACGATCTGAAATAGCCTATCAGACGCCCGGGACTCCTCCTGCGCTCGCGAGCAAAGCCGCGGCCGTGACCGCCGCGTTGGGCATTCCGCGGCCCGATTTCGACGCCCTCGTCGAACACCTGCTCGCGCAGCAAGAGTTGGATGATCCGCCTTCGTTAACGCTCAAGAATTTGGGCGTGCTGATTCGCAACGTCTCCATGGCCAAGGCCTTGCGCCTGTCGATTGCCGACTTCATTCGCCTGAAGCGCGTGACCGGGATCGATCCGTTTTCCAGTCCAGCCCAGGCGATCACATTCGTCGAACAGGCACAAGTGATCGCGAAAAGCGGATTTCCGATCGAAACGCTGCAATACCTGTTGCAATATGCGCTCGGTGACGAGCCGAATCCGCTGCTTCCCGTCGAGTGGCTGTCCGGTACGATGGCGAGCCTTCGCGAGGATCTCCAGGTCGTGCAGCATGACGTCGCCGGCGCTGATCGTCCGGGAGAAACTCTCGCCAAGGTGCTTGCGGGCTTGGGCTGGTATGACGAACTGGTCAAAGAGGCGGTCGACCTGTTGGGATTGTCCGACCGGCTCACGGTGACGGTGCCGGGAAGTCCTGCGGTCGTCGTTCCACCGGCTCTTGCCGGTTTCGTCGTGTATCGTAGGGCCGACGGCCTGCTGATCGGATCGCCCGCGCTCAGTGCCAATCAATGGAACGCATTCGATCTGGCGAACGCCGCCTTGCCGCCGGCGAGGGTTGCCATTACCCTGTTGCGCGCAAAGATCGACGCCTTCATGGTCGCGTTGCCTGCTTTGGCGCACCGCCTGCAGTCATTCGAGCTTCCGGTGTTCCGGGTCGCCTATATCCAGCCTCCGCCGGCCATCCCCAAGAACTTGTCGCGCCGCTGTTATTTCGACAAGGGTTCGAAGGAGATCGTCTTCGTCGGATGGATGAGCGACGATCAGCAGGCGGAGTTCGCCGCGGTTCTGTCCCTGCCGGTCGCGGCCGCCCTCAAAGCGAAGTCGGATCAGTATGCGGAGACGGTTCCATTGAATCGTTTCTTCCCGGCCGAGAGCGATATTCGTGCCCTCTTTGCAGTGGATCAGGCGCCCGAGACACGGGTCGAACAGGTCCTGCAACGTCTGCTTCCCTACCTGCGTCGCAAGGCCGCGGCAGAAAGCCTTGCGCAGGCCCTTGAACTGGATCGAACCCTCGTCGACGGCTTGCTGTCGACCGGACTGGACCGCGTCTCGACACTGGAAGCGTTGGTCGACGACGAGTTTGCAAACAGCGATGCGCGTGTGACGCCGACTCCGGCTACTTTTCCGCGTCAAGCCCGCGCGTTGTGCAAGCTTCATAAGGCGGCGCTCGTCTATCGAACCGTCAAGCTTCGTCCGGACGAAGTGTCGTGGCTGCCGCCCGCCGTTCTTCAATCCATCGCATTCGACGTTCCTCCGCTCGATGCGTTCCCGAGCGCGACTGGAGACGCGGACGTTCCTTACGACGCCTGGCGGCGATTGGCTCAATTGTTTGAATTGCGGGAGCGACCCTCTGTCGGATCGAAATTGATCGCCAGGCTTCACTCGCTCATGGCCGTCGAGCCGGCCACGCTGGTTGAGGTCCAGGCGGACGCCACCGCACAGATCGCCTACCTGGCGGCCGGTCTGGACAGTTCGGTCGACGACCTGTCGTGGGCGGCGCAGACACGACTGAATCTGCAATGGCCGGCCGACTATCAATCCGCCGTCCGGATTGCGGCGGTGATCGCCTGGCTGGCGAAGTGGACGCTCGCCAGTGCGATGCGCGTGTCGGCCGACGATGTGACCGACGCGATGACCAAGTTGAATGTCGCATGGCCGGCGGAATTGCGGAACCCGTTACGGCTCGATGCCTTGCTGCAGTTGCTGTCGACGGTGCGGAAGCTCGGGGGAAAGGCGAGCGAGTGCTTTGCCCTCGCCGAAGACACGGCTCCGGCCCCCGGGGTGCTTGCCCGACCGGGGCCAAGCGAAGTGAAGGTCGCGCGCGGGCTCTTGCGCGCGCGATCCGAGGGCCATACCTGGCTGCAACGGCTCAGGCCCATCTCGGACGGGCTGCGGCACAAGCAGCGCGATGCGTTGGTCGCCTATCTGATCGCCAATCCCCCGGCTAACGCGGTGGCGAAAGGATTATGGAAGGACGCAAACGATCTGTATGAGCATTTCCTGATTGATCCGCACATGAGCGCATGCAAGGTCAGTACGCGTATTCTCCACGCGATCAGTGCCGTCCAGTTGTTCGTGCAGCGGTGTTTGATGAATCTTGAGGACGGCGTGTCGCCGGCGTCCATCAACGCCGAGCGCTGGAGATGGATGAAGAACTACCGGGTGTGGGAGGCCAACCGGAAGGTGTTTTTGTATCCGGAAAACTGGATCGAGCCGGAGTTGCGCGATGACAAGTCCGAGCTGTTTATGGAGTTGGAAGGGCAGTTGCAGCAGAGCGAGTTCGATAACGAGCGGGCAGAGGAACTCCTCAAGGTGTATCTCAAGCAACTCGAGGACATCTCCAGTCTTGCGGTGGTTGGCATGTATGTGGACAACGAGGCATCGGAAGGCGAACCCGAGGTCCGTATCCATGTGCTCGGCCGCACGCGAAACCGTCCGTCGCGGTTCTACTATCGGCGTTGGGTGTTGACCCAGAGGACGAACCGTTGGGAGCCGTGGGAGCACGTGGCCCTGGAGGGCGTCAAGTCGGACCATGTGTTGCCGTTCGTCATGCGCGGCGACGTGTACATCGCGTGGCCGGAGATCACGCAACTGGCGGCGGAGCCCGGGGTGGGGGGTGCGACGGCGCCGGGAGCAAAATGGCGGGTTCAAATGGCTTGGATTCGCCGCACGACCCGCGGCTGGACCGATCGGCTCATGGGCAGCGACGTCTTTGAGCATCCCTGGGTCTACGGCAAGGACGAAAACCAGACCTTCACGTTCAGAGTCAGGAACAGCGTGCCGGGTTCGATGGACATCGACTGTTACGGTGCCAAGCGTGAAGGCGAGTTGTTGTACGACGCCCCGTCTACGGCCGATATCAACCCCTTCAGAACATTCTTTCTGATGATCCCCAGTGCCCCGTGGATCACGGTCGCGGTGTCGGGCGTCGTCTATGCTTCCTATGCGAATGGCACGGTCTTTCGTCCGCTCGGAAATGCCTCCGTGCGCGTCTATGTCAAGCTCAACGGCACCCCGGACGAGATCACGACGGCTACGAATGACGTCAAGTGGGATGAAGAACACGGACTTGGATTGTCCGGCGCACCCGCTTATCGCAGTACGGTGGATACATCGACCGTCACGGATGCCAACGGCAACTTCACCCTCACATTGAGCCTGGCCGCATGGCTGTACGGCAGCGATCTCTTCGGCAACCATGATGTGGGCTACTATCGGCAGAGCGTCCTGAAAACGAATCCGACCTTTGAACTATCCGTGTCGTTCGGCAGCGCACCGTCCCAGTCCAAAAGCTTCCCATACAAAGATTCGTCGTCGAATGAGGTGTACCAGCACCACTCCCGGCTATCCTTTCAACAAAACTTCATCATCGGCATCGGGGGCGCTGCGCCGGGCGGCGACGCCGACCGCCCGGTCTCGATCGTGCCGATCAGGAAGTTCCGCATCTATGCCGCAGACGATGCGGAATGGTTGCCGTTGGCGACGCCATTGCCGGCTCCGCCGTCCGGCGCGCTTACCTACGGTTCTGGTTTCAAGTTCACGGGAGCCAATCAATCATCCGCATTGACCTTGTCCGGCGCCGGCGGCGGCAACGCCGCGACGGTGTGGACCGGAGTGTCGCCGTCGTATTCATTGCTGCCGGCGGCTCCCTTCGAATCTCAGGCCGCCGAGGTGGTCGTCTATCGCGATCCGCAGAACAGCTATTTCATCCGCTGGGAAAACACGAATGCCGATCCGGCCGGCTCGCAAGGACGCCTGCAGATCGTTGTGAACGGGCATCCCCGCGCGGGTGAATTGCGCCGTGAAGTCTCGATTGGAGGAGTGCCGAAACTCTTCGAGCTGATTCAGCAAACCTGGCAGCACGCGGCGAATTTCGACATCCATACTCCCGGCTCGTCCGTCGACCTCGATCGGTCGCTTCCGCGGCCCGCCATCTACTTCGAACCGGAACAGGCGCATTCGCCGTATGCCGGCTATAACACGGAACTGTTCTTCCACTTGCCGATGCTGGTCGCAGGATTTTTGAGCAGCAACCAGCGTTTTGCCGACGCGCAGCAGTGGCTGCATTTCATTTTTGATCCGACCACCGAAGATGCCGTGAACGGGAACCAGCGCTACTGGCGCTACCTGCCGTTCCGCACCCAGAGCATGACGACTCCGATCGAAGAATTGCTCGCCCTCTTGGGCGATTCCGGCGTGCCGGCGACCGACGGCCGGAAGCAGCAAATCACCGCGCAAATCGACGTGTGGTCGAAGAACCCGTTTCGTCCGCACGCGGTTGCGCGCATGCGTCCACGGGCCTATCAGATCAACGTCGTCTTCAAGTATCTCGACAACTTGATCGCGTGGGGCGACTCGCTGTTCAGGCAATACACGACTGAATCCGTCAATGAAGCGACGCAGTTGTATGTCCTGGCGGCGAAGCTGCTGGGGCCCCGTCCGCAGTCGATTCCACGCGCGCGACAACCTCAGCCGCTGACCTATCGCCGAGCGAACGATCGGTGGGATGAGTTCTCGAACGCATGGCTCGAGTTGGAATCGAACTTGCCGACGGGCGGGCGTATAGCCGGATCGTGGGGTATGTCAATGCACGGGGACAAGGGCCTCTCTACGATATCGAGCGTCGGATTGCTGTATTTCTGCGTGCCGCGCAATGAAAAGCTTGCGGTGTATTGGGACAAGGTGGATGAACGCCTCTTCAATATCAGACACTGTCGCAACATCGACGGCGCCGAGCAGCCGCTGCCGTTGTTCCAGCCGCCGATCGATCCCGCATTGCTGGTACGCGCGACGGCGGCGGGCCTCGACATCGGGGCCGTGTTGGCCGAGGCCGCGGCGCCGATTCCGTACTACCGATTCGGTGTTGTAATGGGGAAGGCCATGGACCTGTGCAATGAGGTGCGAGGGCTCGGTGGGGCCTTGTTGGCCGCATTGGAAAAGAAGGACGCGGAGCAATTGTCCCGATTGCGGTCGAATCAAGAGATGGACGTGCTGAATCTGGTGTCGGCGGTCAAAGAAGCGCAGATTGCGGAAGCCAATGCAAACATCGATGCGCTGCGTCAGAGCGAACAGGCGGCCACGGCACGGTTTACTCAATACCAGCGGTTACTAGGCAACAACAGCGCGCAGGTGCCGGACGATTTTGGCGCCGACGTCGAGCAGACATCCGCCGTCGCCGTGGCCAAGGCCGACTCCTCGAGTGAACTGACGAATTTGGGGCTGACGCAAGCGGAGCTCGATCAAATAGGATGGTCGGATACGGCGATGACCTACGCGACGGTCGCCGGAGCATTCAATACCGCATCGGGCATTCTGTTCGCATTTCCGGACATCAGCGCCGGTACGCCATTTTTCCAATCGAAGTTCGGCGGAACCAATCTTGGCTACGTCGCGAATGCGATCGGTTCATTCTTCAGCATTTTGGAGCGAAACGCCGTCCACCAATCGAGTCGATCCGCCGCGATCGGGCAATACCAGAGGCGCCAGGACGAGTGGGTGTTCCAGAGCCGCATGGCGCTCAAGGAGATTCAGCAGATCCGCCGTCAGATCATCGCGTCAACGATTCGCGCGGATATCGCCGCCAAAGAACTGGACAACCACAAGAAGCAGATCGAGCAGGCCGAGGAGACGGACCGATTCATGCGTGATAAGTACACGAATCAGGAGCTGTATCACTGGATGACGCAGCAGCTCTCCGGCGTATATTTTCGCGCGTATCAAATAGCCTACGACTGCGCAAAGCGCGCCGAGCGGGCGTTTCAGTTTGAACTTGGACTGCGGCAGTCGAGCTACATTCAGTTCGGCTACTGGGATAGTTTGAAGAAGGGGCTCTTGTCGGGAGAACGATTGGGACAGGACCTGCGGCGCATGGACGTGGCGTATCTGGACCAGAACAAGCGGGAGTATGAGATCACAAAACATGTGTCCCTTCTGCAGCTCGATCCCCTGGCGTTGGTGGTGCTGCGCGAGTCGGGCCGTTGCGAGTTTGCCGTGCCGGAGGCCTGGTTCGACATGGACTATCCCGGTCACTACATGAGACGGCTGAAGTCGGTGAGCGTGACGATTCCGTGCGTCGTCGGTCCCTATGCCACCGTGTCCTGTACGGTCACGCTGCTGAAGAGCCAGATCCGCCACAGCAATTCCCTTGACGGCGGGTATGGCCGCGACGCCCAACAGGATGACCCGCGTTTTTCCGATCTGTTCGGCCCGATGCAGTCCATGGTGACCAGCGGCGGACAGAGTGACAGCGGAATGTTCGAGACGAACCTGCGGGACGAGCGCTATCTGCCCTTCGAAGGCGCCGGGGCGGTCAGTTCATGGCGGCTGGAATTGCCGACGGACTTCAAGACGTTTGACCACGATTCGATCTCCGACGTGATTCTGCATCTGCGCTACACCGCCAGGGAAGGCGGCGAAGGGCTGCGTGCGGCCGCCGCCGGCGATCTGCAAACCGCCGTCAATGAGATGGTCGCCAATGAAGGTGGAAAAGGCGTGACCCGATTGTTCAGTCTCCGGCACGAATTTCCGACCGAGTGGCAGCGATTTCTGAACGTGGCCGCGGAAGGCACGGGAGATCATAAACAGGCTCTGTCATTCGGGCCTGAGCGGTTTCCGTTTTTCCTGCGCGACCGGTTTGCGGCGGGCAAGGTCAAGGTGAGCAAAGTGCATCTCTTCTCGACATTCACGAGGAAACCGGCCGACGACGGTGCGCTCTATCTCACACCGCCGGGGAATGCCTTCGATGAACAGGAAGACAGGATAGACCTTTCTGCGCGCGACGAATATGGAGACGCCTTGTATGGTCAACGGAGCTTTCAGCAGCCAAAGACCGTCGGAACCTGGACCGTCCTCGCCACGGCCGCAGATTTCGACGCACTGAAGAACGAGTCGGGGGACGTCCTGTTACGGGATGTCTTCGTCTGTTTTGAGTTGACCATTGCATGA